One region of Qipengyuania gaetbuli genomic DNA includes:
- a CDS encoding thioredoxin family protein produces MHRTPLLLLASLSLAACATVPEAAAPAHPEARPYAVTKNPMGEVDAALARASERGTRLLLVMGGNWCHDSRALAGWLETPRFAELVERRYELVYVNVGLPQTGDGHNLDIAQRFGLDELPGTPNLLVVTADGTLVNADTATTWRNAASRSEDAIYEELVGLAG; encoded by the coding sequence ATGCACCGCACACCGCTCCTCCTGCTCGCCAGCCTCTCGCTCGCTGCCTGCGCCACCGTTCCCGAAGCTGCCGCGCCGGCCCATCCCGAGGCACGGCCCTACGCTGTGACGAAGAACCCGATGGGCGAAGTCGATGCAGCGCTTGCCCGCGCGTCCGAGCGGGGCACGCGCCTGCTGCTGGTGATGGGCGGGAACTGGTGCCACGACAGCCGCGCGCTGGCAGGCTGGCTGGAAACACCGCGGTTCGCCGAACTGGTCGAGCGCAGGTACGAACTCGTCTACGTCAACGTCGGCCTTCCCCAGACGGGCGACGGGCACAATCTCGACATCGCGCAACGCTTCGGCTTGGATGAACTGCCCGGCACGCCGAACTTGCTGGTCGTCACCGCCGACGGCACACTGGTCAATGCGGACACGGCAACGACGTGGCGCAATGCTGCGAGTCGCAGCGAGGATGCAATCTACGAGGAACTGGTCGGCCTCGCCGGATAG
- a CDS encoding sigma-70 family RNA polymerase sigma factor, with protein sequence MIADEASMAHMMAAAQRGDREMYRVLLGEVQLWLARYFRKRVPPAQLDDLVQEVMMAVHAKRATWDPTRAFYPWLAAIARYRWVDHLRKVYRSAEDELGDHDAAEDSEEEAVMARISLERLFVHLPDRQVEVIELVKIEGLSIAEAAERTGQSESLVKVNIHRGLKKLSALVEKAE encoded by the coding sequence ATGATCGCCGACGAAGCCAGCATGGCGCACATGATGGCGGCCGCGCAAAGGGGCGACCGCGAGATGTACCGCGTCCTCCTGGGCGAAGTGCAGCTGTGGCTGGCGCGCTATTTCAGGAAACGCGTGCCGCCCGCGCAGCTCGATGACTTGGTGCAGGAGGTGATGATGGCCGTCCATGCCAAGCGCGCCACCTGGGACCCCACCCGCGCCTTCTACCCCTGGCTCGCCGCCATCGCGCGCTATCGCTGGGTCGATCACCTGCGCAAGGTCTACCGCAGTGCGGAAGACGAGCTGGGCGACCATGACGCCGCCGAAGACAGCGAGGAAGAGGCAGTGATGGCCCGCATAAGCCTGGAACGGTTGTTCGTGCACCTGCCCGACCGGCAGGTCGAGGTTATCGAACTGGTCAAGATAGAGGGGCTTTCTATCGCGGAAGCCGCAGAACGGACCGGGCAGAGCGAAAGCCTGGTCAAGGTGAACATCCATCGCGGGCTGAAGAAGCTGTCCGCGCTCGTAGAAAAGGCCGAATAA
- the bufA2 gene encoding BufA2 family periplasmic bufferin-type metallophore: MNLATRKTATAAAAAAFALSSMSAFAAPAPAGSSGAAIAAEDTVHCYGVHSCKGQADCATSENACKGQNECKGHGFKAMKAGQCLTKGGTIGDIG, from the coding sequence ATGAACCTCGCTACCCGCAAGACCGCCACTGCAGCCGCCGCCGCGGCCTTTGCCCTTTCTTCGATGAGCGCGTTTGCCGCGCCTGCCCCTGCCGGCAGCAGCGGCGCCGCGATCGCCGCCGAAGATACCGTCCACTGCTACGGCGTGCACAGCTGCAAGGGGCAGGCCGACTGCGCCACCAGCGAGAACGCATGCAAGGGCCAGAACGAATGCAAGGGCCACGGCTTCAAGGCGATGAAGGCGGGCCAGTGCCTGACCAAGGGCGGGACGATCGGCGACATCGGCTGA
- the ispG gene encoding flavodoxin-dependent (E)-4-hydroxy-3-methylbut-2-enyl-diphosphate synthase: protein MSSVRPWRTIERRQSRQIMVGNVPVGGDAPITVQTMTNTPTEDVGATIDQIRRCEDVGADIIRVSCPTEEATANFDKITKAANVPIVADIHFHYKRALEAADKGAACLRINPGNIGSSERVAEVVRAAKANGCAIRIGVNAGSLEKDLLEKYGEPCPEALIESALDHIKLLQDHDFHEYKVAVKASDVFLAVAAYHGLAEAVDCPLHLGITEAGGLIGGTVKSSIGIGSLLWAGIGDTIRVSLSAEPEQEVKVGFEMLKALGLRTRGVRVVSCPSCSRQGFDVIRTVEALEKRLEHIKTPMSLSVLGCVVNGPGEARETDIGLTGGGNGKHMVYLSGVKDHHIENEDMLDHIVRLVEEKAAAIEAGDAVAFDPHAVAAE, encoded by the coding sequence ATGTCATCCGTACGTCCCTGGCGCACTATCGAGCGCCGCCAGTCCCGCCAGATCATGGTCGGCAATGTCCCTGTCGGGGGCGATGCGCCGATTACCGTGCAGACCATGACCAATACGCCCACCGAAGACGTGGGGGCGACGATCGACCAGATCCGCCGCTGCGAGGATGTGGGCGCCGACATCATTCGCGTGTCCTGCCCGACCGAGGAAGCGACCGCGAATTTCGACAAGATCACCAAGGCAGCGAATGTCCCGATCGTTGCGGACATCCACTTCCACTACAAGCGCGCGCTCGAAGCGGCCGACAAGGGCGCGGCCTGCCTGCGCATCAACCCGGGCAATATCGGCTCGTCCGAACGGGTTGCCGAAGTCGTGCGCGCCGCGAAGGCGAACGGCTGCGCGATCCGCATCGGCGTGAACGCGGGCAGCCTCGAGAAGGACCTGCTGGAAAAATACGGCGAGCCCTGCCCCGAAGCGCTGATCGAAAGCGCGCTTGACCACATCAAGCTGCTGCAGGACCACGATTTCCACGAATACAAGGTCGCGGTGAAGGCGTCCGACGTGTTCCTTGCGGTCGCGGCCTATCACGGCCTTGCCGAAGCGGTGGACTGCCCGCTGCATCTCGGCATCACCGAAGCGGGCGGACTCATCGGCGGGACGGTCAAGTCCTCCATCGGTATCGGCAGCCTGCTGTGGGCGGGCATCGGCGACACGATCCGCGTGTCGCTGTCGGCCGAGCCGGAGCAGGAAGTGAAAGTCGGCTTCGAAATGCTGAAGGCGCTCGGCCTCAGGACTCGCGGCGTGCGCGTCGTCTCCTGCCCCAGCTGTTCGCGCCAGGGTTTCGACGTCATCCGCACGGTCGAGGCGCTGGAAAAGCGGCTCGAACACATCAAGACGCCGATGAGCCTCTCGGTCCTCGGCTGCGTGGTCAACGGTCCGGGCGAAGCGCGCGAGACCGACATCGGGCTGACCGGCGGCGGCAATGGCAAGCACATGGTCTATCTCTCGGGCGTGAAGGATCACCACATCGAGAACGAGGACATGCTCGACCACATCGTCCGGCTGGTGGAGGAAAAGGCTGCCGCCATCGAGGCCGGTGACGCGGTCGCTTTCGATCCGCACGCGGTCGCCGCCGAGTGA
- a CDS encoding retropepsin-like aspartic protease family protein yields MIRPLLFIVAAISGLAAFAVRDHPGVAAEEPGEVKRFNSSPNPWSSDAVIEAQQGGEWYGEVRLERAGDGHYYSSASVGAAKFNVIVDTGASVVALTGDDARAAGLSWEQHEVAVVGRGASGDVHGVIRRIPEIDVGGITARNVEAIIIPEGLDVSLLGQSYLAHVRSVEIRGGQMVLSNM; encoded by the coding sequence ATGATCAGGCCGCTGCTCTTCATCGTTGCCGCCATTTCGGGCCTCGCCGCGTTCGCCGTGCGCGACCACCCGGGCGTGGCCGCCGAGGAGCCGGGAGAGGTGAAACGCTTCAACTCCTCGCCCAACCCGTGGTCGAGCGATGCGGTGATCGAGGCCCAGCAGGGCGGTGAATGGTACGGCGAAGTCCGCCTCGAACGCGCGGGCGACGGCCACTATTATTCCAGCGCGAGCGTGGGCGCGGCAAAGTTCAACGTCATCGTCGACACCGGCGCATCGGTCGTGGCGCTGACCGGGGACGATGCCCGCGCGGCTGGTCTGAGCTGGGAACAGCACGAGGTCGCCGTCGTCGGCCGCGGTGCGAGCGGCGATGTCCACGGCGTCATCCGGCGCATCCCCGAAATCGATGTCGGCGGCATCACTGCCCGCAATGTCGAGGCGATCATCATTCCCGAAGGACTGGACGTCTCGCTGCTCGGCCAGAGCTACCTAGCCCATGTCCGCAGCGTGGAAATCCGCGGCGGGCAGATGGTGCTGTCCAACATGTGA
- a CDS encoding DoxX family protein, with translation MQRVLTPYDRLAVWLASRGPESLALLLTRVALAGIFWRSGRTKVEDGSALTVSDNAVFLFEYEYTGLPLPADIAAPLATYAEHLFPALLVVGLFTRFAALSLLGMTLVIQFFVYPEAWWSTHVAWVAMAAILVSRGGGTLSLDALLASRRAA, from the coding sequence ATGCAGCGAGTACTGACCCCCTACGACCGCTTGGCCGTCTGGCTCGCATCGCGTGGGCCGGAAAGCCTGGCACTGCTTCTCACCCGCGTGGCGCTGGCCGGGATTTTCTGGCGATCGGGCCGCACCAAGGTGGAGGACGGCTCGGCGCTGACTGTCAGCGATAATGCCGTCTTCCTGTTCGAATACGAATATACCGGCCTGCCCCTGCCCGCCGACATCGCGGCGCCGCTGGCCACCTACGCCGAGCACTTGTTCCCCGCCCTCCTGGTCGTCGGATTGTTCACGCGCTTTGCCGCGTTGTCGCTGCTGGGAATGACGCTGGTGATCCAGTTTTTCGTCTATCCGGAGGCCTGGTGGAGTACGCATGTCGCCTGGGTCGCCATGGCGGCGATCCTCGTCTCGCGCGGCGGCGGGACGCTGTCGCTCGATGCGCTGCTCGCCTCGCGGCGGGCGGCGTGA
- a CDS encoding murein L,D-transpeptidase catalytic domain family protein, giving the protein MKRRDLIKGTIAAATAAALPARVFAQVNPTSSRDRKLIEIARRQLDRVGADIWKKDIVGIADFGLHSAKERFHFVDLDNERVESFFVTHGTGSDGEHDGWLKRYSNIEGSEATSRGAYMTRSWYRGRYGTSIRLDGLDPTNSNALPRAIVMHPAEYARPEHISRYGRLGRSNGCFALGPDQFDKVLLKLSGGRLLFAESLGLEADGSQLPPPMAQMDLLLRPGGGTFERTNPGLF; this is encoded by the coding sequence ATGAAGCGTCGCGATCTCATCAAGGGTACCATTGCAGCCGCAACCGCTGCCGCGCTGCCCGCGCGCGTCTTTGCGCAGGTCAATCCGACCTCCTCGCGCGACCGCAAGCTCATCGAGATCGCCCGCCGCCAGCTGGACCGCGTGGGCGCGGATATCTGGAAGAAGGATATCGTCGGCATTGCCGATTTCGGCCTCCATTCGGCCAAGGAACGATTCCACTTCGTCGATCTTGACAACGAACGGGTGGAAAGCTTCTTCGTCACTCACGGCACGGGTTCCGACGGCGAACACGACGGCTGGCTGAAGCGTTATTCCAACATCGAAGGGAGCGAAGCGACCAGCCGCGGCGCTTACATGACGCGCAGCTGGTATCGCGGGCGCTACGGCACCTCGATCAGGCTGGACGGGCTGGACCCGACCAATTCCAACGCACTGCCCCGCGCCATCGTGATGCATCCGGCCGAATATGCGCGGCCCGAACATATCTCGCGCTACGGGCGGCTCGGCCGGTCGAACGGGTGTTTCGCGCTCGGCCCCGACCAGTTCGACAAGGTGCTGCTGAAGCTGAGCGGCGGACGCCTGCTGTTTGCCGAAAGCCTCGGTCTCGAAGCGGACGGCAGCCAGCTGCCTCCACCGATGGCGCAGATGGACCTGCTCCTGCGGCCGGGTGGCGGCACGTTCGAGCGCACCAATCCCGGCCTCTTCTAG
- a CDS encoding BufA1 family periplasmic bufferin-type metallophore, whose protein sequence is MHNQSIARLAGLALTAGIAATLAASPAAAQKKPAMEKCYGVAKAGENDCAAGPGTSCAGTSTRDWQGDAWKLVKKGSCETISTPKGKGSLTPVKR, encoded by the coding sequence ATGCACAATCAATCAATCGCCCGCCTTGCGGGTCTTGCCCTGACCGCCGGCATCGCCGCCACGCTCGCCGCCAGCCCCGCCGCTGCGCAGAAGAAGCCCGCGATGGAGAAGTGCTACGGCGTCGCCAAGGCAGGCGAGAACGACTGCGCCGCCGGTCCCGGCACCAGCTGCGCGGGCACGTCCACCCGTGACTGGCAGGGCGATGCCTGGAAGCTGGTCAAGAAGGGCAGCTGCGAAACCATCTCCACGCCCAAGGGCAAGGGTTCGCTCACGCCTGTAAAGCGCTGA
- a CDS encoding zinc transporter ZntB, translating into MSEATDEISTQAPLLFGRVMDGKGGARPIGWDEAQGWTPQSPDEVLWLHLRRDFAGTRLWLENELCMPEPTAELLTSDQTRPRAFREDDTLVATLRGINFNPGAEPEDMISMQLWSDGQRLITLRRAPMQTPREVMGMLDRGDGPLDAGGTITLLAELLITRMSQSIVDMNQVLDDLEEEDPEKDPEGMLKRISTIRRNCLSLKRHMAPQHEALEQISRDSPDWFEEEDRREIAESIARLRRYLDDIDISKESAVVLQDELRARSLASSEHATYMLTIVAGIFLPLSFLTGLLGINVGGMPGADNPEAFWVVVTACLAVFVTLIVVFRRLRWL; encoded by the coding sequence ATGAGCGAAGCGACCGACGAAATCTCGACCCAGGCCCCGCTGTTGTTCGGGCGCGTGATGGACGGCAAGGGCGGGGCCCGGCCGATCGGCTGGGACGAGGCGCAGGGATGGACGCCACAGTCGCCGGACGAAGTGCTGTGGCTGCACCTTCGCCGCGATTTTGCAGGCACGCGCCTGTGGCTCGAAAACGAGCTCTGCATGCCCGAACCCACTGCAGAGCTGCTGACCAGCGACCAGACCCGGCCGCGCGCCTTTCGCGAGGACGATACGCTGGTGGCGACGCTGAGGGGCATCAACTTCAATCCCGGCGCAGAGCCGGAAGACATGATCTCGATGCAGCTGTGGAGTGACGGCCAGCGCCTCATTACCCTGCGCCGCGCGCCGATGCAGACCCCGCGCGAGGTCATGGGCATGCTCGACCGCGGTGACGGCCCGCTCGACGCAGGTGGTACCATCACGCTGCTTGCGGAACTGCTCATCACCCGGATGAGCCAGTCGATCGTCGACATGAACCAAGTGCTGGACGATCTCGAGGAAGAGGACCCGGAAAAGGACCCCGAAGGGATGCTGAAGCGCATCTCCACCATCCGGCGCAACTGCCTCAGCCTCAAGCGCCACATGGCCCCGCAGCACGAGGCGCTGGAACAGATCAGCCGCGATTCGCCCGACTGGTTCGAGGAAGAGGACCGCCGCGAGATCGCCGAAAGCATCGCGCGCCTGCGGCGCTATCTCGACGATATCGACATCAGCAAGGAAAGCGCTGTCGTGCTGCAGGACGAACTGCGCGCCCGCAGCCTCGCCAGCAGCGAACACGCGACTTACATGCTGACCATTGTGGCAGGCATCTTCCTGCCACTGTCGTTCCTGACCGGCCTGCTCGGCATCAATGTCGGCGGTATGCCGGGAGCCGATAATCCCGAGGCGTTCTGGGTAGTGGTGACCGCTTGCCTTGCGGTTTTCGTTACGCTGATCGTGGTCTTCCGCCGCCTGCGCTGGCTCTAG
- a CDS encoding histone deacetylase family protein: protein MAPAPARGTFRFDKYRAVIQMLRESGEPITEHAPPSCPRQWLEAVHCPAYVEEVLSAAVPPEKERRIGFPVTPHIASRVTHTNGGTWLAAQLAFEYGYAANSAAGSHHALHDTGAGYCVFNDLAVCANRLIAQGDAGRVLVVDLDVHQGDGTASLTAGRDDIFTLSLHAEKNFPLRKARSSLDVPLADGTDDDGYLEALERQLPQVLDSFAPDIVLYQAGVDVHADDRLGRLALSDEGIAARDRFVVNAVRGRGLPLASTLGGGYGTDPLEVARRHARSMLTCAQANVAFDHSFSRSTSYVISQKP, encoded by the coding sequence ATGGCGCCCGCGCCCGCTCGCGGGACCTTCCGCTTCGACAAGTACCGGGCGGTCATACAGATGCTGCGCGAAAGCGGCGAGCCGATAACCGAACACGCGCCCCCGTCCTGCCCGCGCCAGTGGCTGGAGGCGGTCCATTGCCCCGCTTACGTTGAGGAAGTGCTGAGCGCCGCGGTCCCGCCAGAGAAGGAGCGCCGCATCGGCTTTCCCGTCACCCCGCATATCGCCAGCCGCGTAACGCATACCAATGGCGGCACCTGGCTCGCAGCGCAGCTTGCCTTCGAGTATGGCTATGCAGCCAATTCCGCTGCCGGTAGCCACCACGCGCTGCACGATACCGGCGCGGGTTACTGCGTGTTCAACGACCTTGCCGTCTGCGCCAACCGCCTGATTGCACAAGGCGATGCGGGCCGCGTGCTGGTGGTCGATCTCGACGTGCACCAGGGCGACGGGACCGCCAGCCTGACGGCAGGGCGCGACGACATTTTCACCCTGTCGCTCCACGCGGAAAAGAACTTCCCCCTGCGCAAGGCGCGCTCCAGCCTCGACGTGCCGCTGGCCGACGGGACGGACGACGACGGCTATCTGGAGGCGCTGGAACGCCAGCTGCCGCAGGTCCTCGACAGCTTCGCGCCGGATATCGTGTTGTACCAAGCCGGTGTGGACGTCCATGCGGACGACCGGCTGGGCCGGCTGGCCCTGAGCGATGAAGGTATCGCGGCTCGCGACCGCTTCGTCGTGAACGCGGTGCGCGGGCGTGGACTCCCGCTCGCAAGTACGCTTGGTGGCGGATACGGGACCGATCCGCTGGAAGTCGCACGGCGGCACGCGCGTTCCATGCTCACCTGCGCGCAGGCGAATGTCGCATTCGACCATTCATTTTCGCGCAGCACGTCCTATGTTATAAGCCAGAAACCATGA
- a CDS encoding L,D-transpeptidase family protein: MTIKTLLLSGAAGAILLAGTAQAQNSAPESLLPASKAQPAKPAPAKQQSVDEAFGDIRMESGEVVQEVPSLEGIWSVEQVEALLAYIPTVAAEGLNPADYRADELSELLTVKGPGGEVNRMASEIFVWLVEDLRDGRTPMESRRQWFVIDPDADRLPTWKLLEDALASGDIAGTLDSLDPVHPDYDKLRTELASAKDPAKRKLIRANMDRWRWLPQDLGKQYLLTNVPEYKLRLTVNGRIIKSYRTIVGKPGRTATPQLAEMVEAVIYNPTWTVPQSIVKGEGLGAKVLGNPGWAKAAGYKATKGANGWVTVVQQPGPQNALGLMKLDMPNPHAIFLHDTPNRNLFAQDNRALSHGCIRVQGARELAMTMSMLGNAKSKEDLPLIQQEVSEITASGEYTRYAMDKQWPVYITYFTMASDVDGVMKTFGDIYDRDAPVLAALDAPRQSNRARETSEEVVEIVDDMQT, translated from the coding sequence ATGACTATCAAGACTCTTCTTCTTTCCGGCGCGGCTGGCGCCATTCTTCTCGCAGGCACTGCGCAGGCGCAGAACAGCGCGCCCGAAAGCCTCCTGCCTGCCTCCAAGGCGCAGCCGGCCAAGCCCGCCCCGGCAAAGCAGCAGAGCGTCGATGAAGCCTTCGGCGATATCCGCATGGAAAGCGGCGAAGTCGTACAGGAAGTCCCCTCGCTCGAAGGCATCTGGAGCGTCGAACAGGTCGAGGCGCTGCTCGCCTATATCCCGACCGTTGCCGCCGAAGGGCTGAACCCGGCCGATTACCGCGCCGACGAGCTCAGCGAACTGCTGACCGTCAAGGGGCCGGGCGGCGAGGTGAACCGCATGGCGAGCGAGATCTTCGTCTGGCTGGTCGAGGATTTGCGCGACGGGCGCACGCCGATGGAATCGCGCCGCCAGTGGTTCGTCATCGATCCCGATGCGGACCGCCTGCCGACCTGGAAGCTGCTGGAAGACGCGCTGGCGAGCGGCGACATCGCCGGTACGCTCGATTCGCTCGATCCCGTGCATCCCGATTACGACAAGCTGCGCACCGAACTGGCATCGGCCAAGGATCCTGCCAAGCGCAAGCTGATCCGCGCCAACATGGACCGCTGGCGCTGGCTGCCGCAGGACCTCGGCAAGCAGTACCTCTTGACCAACGTGCCCGAATACAAGCTGCGGCTGACCGTGAACGGGCGCATCATCAAGAGCTACCGCACCATCGTCGGCAAGCCGGGCCGCACCGCGACCCCGCAGCTGGCCGAAATGGTCGAAGCAGTCATCTACAACCCGACCTGGACCGTTCCGCAGTCGATCGTGAAGGGCGAAGGCCTGGGCGCGAAGGTGCTGGGCAATCCCGGCTGGGCCAAGGCTGCCGGATACAAGGCGACCAAGGGCGCCAATGGCTGGGTCACCGTGGTTCAGCAGCCGGGGCCGCAGAACGCGCTCGGCCTGATGAAGCTCGACATGCCCAATCCGCACGCGATCTTCCTGCACGATACGCCCAACCGCAATCTGTTCGCGCAGGACAACCGCGCGCTCAGCCACGGCTGCATCCGCGTGCAGGGTGCGCGCGAACTGGCCATGACCATGTCGATGCTTGGCAATGCCAAGAGCAAGGAAGACCTGCCGCTGATCCAGCAGGAAGTGTCCGAAATCACCGCCAGCGGCGAATACACGCGCTATGCGATGGACAAGCAGTGGCCGGTCTACATCACCTATTTCACCATGGCGAGCGACGTCGACGGGGTGATGAAGACCTTCGGCGACATCTACGACCGCGATGCGCCCGTGCTGGCCGCACTCGATGCGCCGCGCCAGTCGAACCGCGCCCGCGAGACGAGCGAGGAAGTCGTCGAGATCGTCGACGACATGCAGACCTGA
- a CDS encoding NrsF family protein: protein MNRVPNPLIDELADDLAPVAPIRPWHGALLVALSALATVVLVELVDGLWRGIATGAASSIFFIANGMLGLLAVAAAGAVVSMASPRVGNRHEGARWSAAMLGLLPLTALLALGGGGLYAAVSSDPYGFECFLAGAGFGLVTATALVLWLRRGAPVSLGAAGLFTGIAAGAIGSFAYGLACPIDSIDHLGIWHVAPVALMGLAGRIAVPPLVRW, encoded by the coding sequence ATGAACCGGGTCCCCAATCCGCTTATCGACGAACTGGCGGACGATCTCGCCCCCGTCGCCCCGATCCGCCCCTGGCACGGCGCGCTGCTGGTCGCGCTGTCCGCGCTTGCCACCGTGGTGCTGGTCGAACTGGTCGACGGGCTGTGGCGCGGCATCGCCACTGGCGCTGCGTCGAGCATCTTCTTCATCGCCAACGGCATGCTGGGCCTGCTTGCCGTGGCAGCGGCGGGCGCGGTCGTTTCCATGGCGAGCCCGCGCGTCGGCAACCGCCATGAAGGCGCGCGCTGGTCGGCGGCCATGCTGGGCCTGCTCCCCCTGACCGCACTGCTGGCGCTGGGTGGCGGCGGCCTCTACGCGGCGGTGTCGAGCGATCCCTACGGCTTCGAGTGCTTCCTTGCAGGCGCGGGCTTCGGCCTGGTGACGGCGACAGCGTTGGTCCTGTGGCTGCGCCGCGGCGCGCCTGTCTCGCTGGGTGCGGCAGGTCTGTTCACCGGCATTGCGGCAGGCGCCATCGGCAGCTTCGCTTACGGCCTTGCCTGCCCCATCGACAGCATCGACCATCTCGGCATCTGGCATGTCGCGCCGGTTGCGCTGATGGGTCTCGCCGGCAGGATCGCCGTGCCCCCTCTGGTGCGCTGGTAG